A genomic window from Candidatus Bathyarchaeota archaeon includes:
- a CDS encoding carboxypeptidase M32, which yields MSTSISSSYKKLLEKTKDLTIFGTAIGVLHWDMETKMPPQGIQMRSQQLAMLSKIGHKMATNPEIGKLLNQISNHPDYSNLDLVQKRNLYLIKKDYDEQTKLPEKLVVETSKQTAITVDVWKKAKAKSDFSKFKPELQKLLDLKKQSAQILMEVKQTNTAYDAMIDIFEPHMTSDVVSKVFNKLREGLVSVLQKCESSTKQPDTSILNRQVPTELQTEIARLLASFIGYDVESPKSGGRIDETEHPFTTGYYDDVRITTHYYLNKFATSVFSVLHEGGHALYEQNLKPEWMYQPVGTACSMGFHESQSRFVENIVGRSMEFWSHFLPTLKKVTGSTLSDLKLENFVHAINHVHSSKIRVEADEVTYGLHVIIRFNLEQDLFADKISVDELPQIWNENYNKYLGVTIKNDSEGVMQDTHWASGLYGYFPSYALGNIYSGQLMDCMEKQIQDWRTQISEGKFQNVKNWLIKHVHSYGNLYNPPELIQKITETDLNVEPFLNYLNQKYSQLYQF from the coding sequence ATGTCAACAAGCATTAGTTCAAGTTACAAAAAATTGTTAGAAAAAACCAAAGACCTTACCATTTTTGGAACTGCAATTGGGGTTCTTCACTGGGACATGGAAACAAAAATGCCGCCCCAAGGAATCCAAATGCGCAGCCAACAACTGGCTATGCTTAGCAAAATTGGCCACAAGATGGCCACAAACCCTGAAATCGGAAAATTGCTAAACCAAATTTCTAACCATCCAGATTACAGCAACTTGGATTTAGTACAAAAACGAAACCTGTATCTTATCAAGAAAGATTATGATGAACAAACTAAGCTTCCAGAAAAACTTGTTGTGGAAACATCAAAACAAACAGCAATAACAGTTGATGTTTGGAAAAAAGCTAAAGCAAAGAGTGATTTTTCAAAATTCAAACCTGAACTGCAAAAACTTTTGGATCTAAAAAAACAGTCAGCCCAGATTCTAATGGAAGTTAAACAAACCAACACGGCTTATGATGCTATGATTGACATTTTTGAACCGCATATGACTTCAGATGTTGTCAGTAAAGTCTTTAACAAGTTAAGAGAAGGACTCGTCTCAGTTTTACAAAAATGTGAATCATCAACTAAACAGCCTGATACTTCAATTCTTAACCGTCAAGTGCCAACTGAATTGCAGACCGAAATTGCAAGGTTGCTTGCAAGTTTTATTGGATACGATGTAGAATCACCAAAATCAGGAGGCAGAATTGATGAAACAGAACATCCGTTCACCACAGGCTACTATGACGACGTGCGAATAACAACCCATTATTACCTAAACAAGTTTGCAACATCAGTTTTTTCTGTCCTCCACGAAGGCGGACACGCCTTGTACGAACAAAACCTAAAACCCGAATGGATGTACCAGCCCGTAGGAACAGCCTGTTCTATGGGTTTTCACGAATCCCAGTCCCGGTTTGTAGAAAACATAGTAGGACGGTCCATGGAATTTTGGAGCCACTTTTTGCCGACACTAAAAAAAGTTACTGGATCTACCCTTTCTGACTTGAAGTTGGAAAATTTTGTTCATGCAATCAATCATGTTCATTCTTCAAAGATTCGAGTTGAAGCAGACGAAGTTACGTATGGCCTTCATGTAATTATTCGATTTAACTTAGAACAAGACTTGTTTGCTGACAAGATTTCTGTAGATGAGCTTCCCCAAATCTGGAACGAAAACTACAACAAATATCTGGGAGTAACCATCAAAAACGATTCTGAAGGCGTTATGCAAGACACCCACTGGGCAAGCGGGTTATACGGATATTTCCCCAGTTACGCGTTAGGAAACATTTACAGCGGACAACTGATGGACTGCATGGAAAAGCAAATTCAGGATTGGAGAACACAGATTTCTGAAGGAAAATTCCAAAACGTGAAAAACTGGTTAATCAAACACGTTCACAGTTACGGAAACTTATACAATCCCCCAGAATTAATCCAAAAAATAACTGAAACAGACCTTAATGTTGAGCCGTTCCTAAATTATTTGAACCAGAAATATTCCCAGCTTTACCAGTTTTAG
- a CDS encoding NUDIX hydrolase: MKKWKTVNTKTLCSSDFLSVTEDTVILPNGKQIDYNTIKLHDFVSVIPIIENSIVMIEILRYPRNCTSLEIPSGHIEKNETPQESATRELLEETGYTAGQLTPLGSFHPLSRSLQTAHLFLATKLTKGTQQLEETEQINLKHVPLQEIPTLLNTGKIVHAPTIIGLQRLLLMKQKPNNS; encoded by the coding sequence TTGAAAAAATGGAAAACAGTAAACACAAAAACATTATGCAGTTCAGATTTTCTATCCGTTACCGAAGACACAGTAATTTTGCCTAACGGAAAACAAATCGATTACAACACAATCAAATTACACGATTTTGTGTCAGTTATTCCAATTATCGAAAACAGCATCGTTATGATTGAAATTTTGCGGTATCCCCGAAACTGTACAAGCCTAGAAATCCCCAGCGGACACATAGAAAAAAACGAAACCCCCCAAGAAAGTGCAACCCGGGAACTGTTAGAAGAAACCGGATACACAGCAGGCCAACTAACCCCTTTGGGCAGTTTTCATCCTTTGTCCCGAAGCCTGCAAACAGCTCACCTTTTTTTGGCAACCAAATTAACAAAAGGCACCCAACAACTAGAAGAAACCGAACAAATCAACCTAAAACACGTGCCCCTTCAAGAAATACCCACGCTACTAAACACAGGGAAAATAGTTCATGCTCCAACCATAATTGGATTGCAACGGTTACTTTTAATGAAACAAAAACCCAACAACAGTTAA
- a CDS encoding DUF362 domain-containing protein, whose translation MDTDVVGLLSYNIVRDLDDFLVNYIDISKDFSNVGKIAVKLHMGEFGNLHYVRPPLVGRLVELLQGLGNEVFLFDTPTLYDGSRGTVEGYYDTARRNGFTEQVIGCPIVISDESVQVPTEGVLEHINIAKHLTDADAIIVLSHGKGHPDIAFGGAIKNLAMGATNKQTKYDLHKKPKPTLGGECTGCRTCENLCPLGAVSVVDSCVQFNYDNCFGCGVCASMCPTKALTQEVTIEELFAETFLAIKNQFQNKPIFYVTVLMDITPRCDCLPVGGTDEGFPICPDVGVLAAYDAQKIDEVSIKLVHQNCGNKLHQMHHKDPRTTLELIKSKTTKTEPYRIYDYQTKRFLNPT comes from the coding sequence ATGGATACTGATGTTGTTGGTTTGCTTAGTTACAATATTGTTAGAGATTTGGATGATTTTTTGGTTAACTATATAGACATTTCTAAAGACTTTTCAAACGTAGGTAAAATTGCGGTTAAGTTGCATATGGGGGAGTTTGGTAATTTGCATTATGTTAGACCGCCTTTGGTTGGGAGGCTGGTTGAGCTGTTGCAGGGGTTGGGGAATGAGGTGTTTTTGTTTGATACTCCAACCTTGTATGATGGAAGCAGGGGCACCGTGGAAGGCTACTATGATACGGCTAGAAGAAACGGCTTCACCGAACAGGTAATCGGATGTCCTATTGTAATTTCTGATGAATCAGTGCAAGTTCCAACCGAGGGGGTTCTAGAACACATTAACATAGCAAAACATCTCACAGATGCAGACGCGATCATAGTACTTTCCCATGGTAAAGGCCACCCCGACATAGCCTTTGGCGGAGCCATCAAAAATTTGGCAATGGGCGCAACCAACAAACAAACCAAATATGATCTTCACAAAAAACCTAAACCCACTCTTGGAGGTGAATGCACAGGATGCAGAACCTGCGAAAATTTGTGTCCCTTAGGCGCAGTTTCTGTTGTTGATTCCTGTGTACAGTTCAATTATGACAACTGTTTTGGGTGTGGAGTCTGTGCCAGCATGTGCCCCACTAAAGCCCTTACACAAGAAGTAACCATCGAAGAACTCTTCGCAGAAACTTTCCTCGCAATCAAAAATCAGTTCCAAAACAAACCCATCTTTTACGTCACAGTCCTGATGGACATAACTCCTAGATGTGACTGCTTGCCCGTAGGCGGAACCGATGAGGGCTTTCCCATATGCCCAGACGTTGGAGTCTTGGCCGCATATGATGCCCAAAAAATTGACGAGGTCTCGATAAAGCTAGTGCACCAGAATTGTGGAAACAAATTGCACCAAATGCATCATAAAGACCCAAGGACCACTCTTGAATTGATAAAATCCAAAACAACCAAAACCGAACCTTACAGAATCTACGACTACCAAACAAAACGGTTTCTCAACCCAACGTAA
- a CDS encoding tyrosine-type recombinase/integrase: MRTETLMMLKKYVSTNDFGLADKMFPSTDAISHVFMRIRNRLTKKLCEPKLKKDRLYDLRHYFATMFYHRTKDILLVKEKLGHKKLETTLIYTHLINFSDDEFVVRMASNVDEATILIEIGFEYVTEMDGVKIFKKRK; the protein is encoded by the coding sequence TTGAGAACTGAAACGTTGATGATGCTAAAAAAATATGTTTCAACAAATGATTTTGGGTTAGCTGATAAAATGTTTCCTTCAACTGATGCAATCAGTCATGTATTTATGCGTATCAGAAATAGACTTACTAAAAAATTATGTGAACCTAAACTGAAAAAGGATCGGCTTTATGATTTACGTCATTACTTTGCAACAATGTTTTATCACAGAACCAAAGACATTTTGTTAGTTAAAGAAAAACTTGGACACAAAAAACTTGAAACAACTTTGATTTACACACATCTTATCAATTTTAGTGATGATGAATTTGTTGTAAGAATGGCTTCTAATGTTGATGAAGCTACTATACTTATTGAAATTGGTTTTGAGTATGTAACCGAAATGGACGGAGTTAAAATCTTTAAGAAACGAAAATAA
- a CDS encoding PQQ-binding-like beta-propeller repeat protein, translated as MKKTQTPHLRIVATLAAILLVSSFVLIPSFQVNAQSTENSVQNLLQYEWTQVSGNSDTARFSESPAPSTSDILWKANITNIHSYISAFNGMVFVSSDTTVFALDPETGETVWATQIEMKGTWPIVYKIDSAHMIVQGTCLNPQTGEILWTSSSFNADTGLYNNQVYSPEEKMFYIKNLSYIEAWNFSDPSKPPTFEWETYIPGSGIVGIGLTYGDGKIFPGSFQSMQFALDAKTGEILWNTRTKAPMIFSGSYSDGMFVRGGTDDNTMYCFNATTGEILWTYTPTTNGYFTSGTAVGYGIVYEPNKDGNVYAINMETGELVWSYQGPGTMLFPGMATVADGKVYVTSGQDASFGQEIGKSEFVCLDAFTGEVIWSLPIEAFAPRESVIVAYGKLFVIPGDITTAIDSLSGNEYDNIDQIWAFGTSSSDSGDSWPMFRNDAKRSSIGNEGPSSLRIVWSYETEGAVISSPSVVNGIVYAGSQDMNIYAVDATNGDLVWKYQTNGTIESSPAVVDGKLFIVSDDGFLYCLDAYQGYLIWKTYVNADLPVISGAAVMLRSSPAVVDKIVYVGSVDGTLYALNTDNGNPVWTYETEGIIKSSPTVADGALYFTSEEPNEGALYKLDAKDGSLVWRKTLEYNRPYIGGSDMQGTPTVADGMVFVSSNVRDYYALDVNSGETIWSYSNPSAVEFIVSSPIYVDGKVYIIDKFDVACLNATTGEKLWRSYSGDELYVSPSYASGNIYLVTSQRHIFIIDSTTSNKTLAFTTYAVSWSSPAVVDGKLYIGNNDWNIYCFAEDTPNNIEGTEISYDAIVYTVIVTALVIGVVYAYFKLYKKSDREKL; from the coding sequence ATGAAAAAAACCCAAACACCTCACCTCAGGATTGTTGCTACTTTGGCGGCTATCCTGTTAGTTTCCAGTTTTGTTCTGATTCCAAGTTTCCAAGTCAACGCTCAATCAACAGAAAACAGTGTCCAAAACCTGTTGCAGTATGAATGGACCCAAGTAAGCGGAAATTCAGATACTGCTCGTTTTTCAGAAAGCCCGGCTCCTTCAACTTCAGACATTTTGTGGAAAGCCAACATAACTAATATTCATAGTTACATTTCCGCCTTTAATGGTATGGTTTTTGTTTCTTCTGATACCACAGTTTTTGCCCTTGATCCTGAAACAGGAGAAACAGTTTGGGCAACCCAAATCGAAATGAAAGGAACTTGGCCAATAGTTTACAAAATTGACAGCGCCCACATGATAGTACAAGGAACCTGCCTAAACCCCCAAACGGGAGAAATCTTGTGGACCAGCAGTTCTTTTAATGCTGATACGGGACTGTACAACAATCAAGTTTACAGTCCTGAAGAAAAAATGTTCTACATCAAAAACCTTTCATATATTGAAGCATGGAACTTTTCTGACCCTTCTAAACCTCCGACTTTTGAATGGGAAACCTATATCCCCGGAAGCGGCATAGTTGGAATAGGATTAACTTACGGAGACGGAAAGATTTTCCCAGGTTCCTTCCAGTCTATGCAATTCGCCTTGGATGCTAAAACAGGTGAAATCCTTTGGAACACCCGAACCAAAGCCCCTATGATTTTTTCTGGTTCCTATTCTGACGGCATGTTTGTTCGAGGAGGAACAGACGATAATACTATGTATTGTTTCAATGCTACAACTGGAGAAATCTTGTGGACATACACTCCAACAACGAATGGTTATTTTACATCAGGAACTGCAGTCGGGTATGGCATAGTTTATGAACCCAACAAGGACGGAAACGTTTACGCCATTAACATGGAAACTGGAGAGTTAGTTTGGAGTTATCAAGGCCCCGGAACGATGCTGTTTCCAGGAATGGCAACAGTAGCAGACGGCAAAGTTTACGTAACCAGCGGGCAAGACGCGTCCTTTGGTCAAGAAATTGGAAAGTCCGAATTTGTTTGTTTAGATGCATTCACAGGTGAGGTTATTTGGTCTCTTCCCATAGAAGCTTTTGCACCTCGAGAGTCTGTAATTGTAGCATATGGCAAATTGTTTGTTATTCCAGGCGACATTACCACTGCCATTGATTCTTTGTCTGGAAACGAGTATGACAATATTGATCAAATATGGGCTTTTGGAACTAGCTCGTCTGATTCAGGGGATTCATGGCCAATGTTCAGAAACGATGCTAAACGTTCTTCAATTGGTAATGAAGGTCCCTCAAGTTTACGCATTGTTTGGAGTTACGAAACAGAAGGGGCAGTTATTTCGTCCCCAAGTGTCGTAAACGGGATTGTGTATGCTGGTTCGCAGGACATGAACATTTATGCAGTTGACGCAACTAATGGTGATTTGGTCTGGAAGTATCAAACAAATGGCACTATCGAGTCCAGTCCCGCAGTTGTGGATGGCAAACTGTTTATTGTTAGTGACGACGGTTTTCTTTACTGTTTAGATGCGTATCAGGGTTACTTGATATGGAAAACTTACGTCAACGCTGATTTGCCAGTTATTTCCGGTGCAGCAGTCATGTTACGTTCTTCTCCAGCAGTAGTAGATAAAATCGTGTATGTTGGTTCAGTTGATGGAACCCTGTATGCCTTAAACACCGACAACGGCAACCCAGTATGGACCTATGAAACAGAAGGAATAATCAAGTCGTCCCCAACAGTTGCTGACGGGGCGTTGTATTTTACTTCAGAAGAACCCAACGAAGGTGCCCTTTACAAACTTGACGCAAAAGATGGAAGCTTAGTTTGGAGAAAAACCCTAGAGTATAACCGCCCTTACATTGGCGGAAGCGACATGCAAGGCACCCCAACGGTTGCAGACGGCATGGTGTTTGTTTCTAGCAACGTACGGGACTATTACGCATTAGATGTTAATTCAGGAGAAACCATATGGTCTTATTCAAACCCCAGCGCCGTAGAATTCATTGTTTCTTCACCCATCTATGTTGACGGGAAAGTCTATATCATTGACAAGTTTGACGTAGCTTGCTTAAACGCAACAACCGGAGAAAAACTGTGGCGATCATACTCCGGAGACGAACTTTATGTTTCACCCTCCTATGCCAGCGGCAACATTTACTTAGTAACCAGTCAACGCCACATTTTCATTATAGACTCCACAACAAGCAACAAAACTTTGGCTTTTACAACATATGCGGTGAGTTGGTCTTCCCCTGCTGTAGTAGATGGCAAATTGTATATCGGAAACAACGACTGGAACATTTACTGTTTTGCTGAAGATACACCCAACAATATCGAGGGCACTGAAATTTCCTATGATGCCATTGTGTATACAGTAATTGTTACTGCATTAGTTATTGGAGTAGTTTACGCTTATTTCAAGTTATACAAAAAAAGTGACAGGGAAAAACTCTAA
- a CDS encoding GNAT family N-acetyltransferase — MSVELRFGVTENQHAKVANIFYDAFGAKFNKFYDNKPKVINFLSKSLRNDRTVVALKHGKLVGFAGLEHDKKSFIDPCFKQTSNVFDLATFIAVFVAKFFVLANKTKPKELHLESLAVSKTERGKWVGSKLLHFVLNYARSKGFSQIKLEVVDTNPRARQLYERFGFKEVEVHKVPYPFSFLLGFKSVTEMVCNL, encoded by the coding sequence ATGAGTGTTGAACTAAGATTTGGCGTAACAGAAAATCAACACGCTAAAGTTGCTAACATATTTTATGATGCCTTTGGGGCTAAGTTCAACAAGTTTTATGACAACAAACCCAAAGTGATAAATTTCCTTTCCAAAAGTCTCCGGAACGATCGAACAGTTGTTGCCCTAAAACACGGAAAATTGGTAGGTTTTGCGGGACTGGAACACGACAAGAAAAGTTTCATTGACCCTTGCTTCAAACAAACATCTAATGTATTTGATTTAGCAACTTTTATAGCAGTTTTTGTTGCGAAGTTCTTTGTTCTTGCCAATAAAACAAAACCAAAAGAACTTCATCTAGAGAGTTTAGCGGTATCCAAAACCGAACGCGGTAAATGGGTAGGAAGTAAACTGCTACATTTTGTTTTAAACTATGCTCGGTCAAAAGGATTTTCTCAAATCAAACTTGAAGTAGTAGATACAAATCCACGGGCTAGACAGCTCTACGAGCGCTTTGGCTTTAAAGAAGTTGAGGTTCACAAAGTTCCTTACCCCTTTAGTTTTCTGTTGGGTTTTAAAAGCGTAACCGAAATGGTCTGTAATCTGTAA
- a CDS encoding 4Fe-4S binding protein encodes MVEIKIDVDKCTGCETCVDTCPVGVYEMKDGKAVVVALEDCLVCRACEMQCPEGAIQVIE; translated from the coding sequence ATGGTTGAAATCAAAATCGATGTTGACAAATGCACTGGATGCGAAACATGTGTTGACACTTGTCCAGTAGGAGTTTACGAAATGAAAGACGGAAAAGCCGTCGTCGTAGCCCTAGAAGACTGCTTAGTATGTCGCGCATGTGAAATGCAATGCCCCGAAGGCGCAATTCAAGTCATCGAGTAA
- a CDS encoding asparagine synthetase B: MGALVGAVNKKQENATGTVIEMMHELTHRGKGGYGIATYDSTKTSITFEEIKNINNCNSDIIIGHNLSCIMSRDKPQPVQGEKFTIVFEGRLYPAPTIPGENEAEKIAKKLGSKPLRNAEKILEKWGAYVFAIAQKDKIIVGRDVFGTVPLYYGENEEVCAVASERKALWRIGIQKVQSFPPGQLAVINKEGFVFHKVDQLHVPPKEKIDMETACRALYLLLLETNRKQLSDLNSVAVAFSGGVDSSVVAALARDVGLDVQLISVGLENQPEVMFTKQAAESLDLPIHVQTYTEKELEQTLPKALWLTEEPNPVSASIAVPFYWLAETASKLEHPVLLAGQGADELFGGYQRYVTEYEKSGEVAVEQKLFFDVENAYSTNFQRDNHVCAYHGIELRLPFINKDVIEFALRLPFKFKINSTEDKLRKHILRRVAHDNFEIPKLLSDKPKKAVQYTTGVTKGLQHIAKENKMTLREYVEDAFKKVHC, translated from the coding sequence TTGGGTGCATTAGTTGGAGCAGTAAACAAGAAACAAGAAAACGCCACAGGCACTGTAATTGAAATGATGCATGAGTTAACTCACCGAGGAAAAGGGGGTTACGGAATCGCAACATATGATTCAACTAAAACATCTATCACCTTTGAAGAAATAAAAAACATCAACAACTGCAACTCAGATATTATAATAGGACACAACCTTTCTTGTATAATGTCCCGAGATAAGCCCCAACCAGTCCAAGGAGAAAAATTTACTATTGTTTTTGAGGGACGATTGTATCCTGCACCAACTATTCCCGGAGAGAATGAAGCAGAAAAAATTGCCAAAAAACTTGGTTCCAAGCCTTTACGAAACGCTGAAAAAATACTGGAAAAATGGGGGGCATATGTTTTTGCTATAGCCCAAAAAGACAAAATCATTGTAGGCAGAGACGTTTTTGGCACAGTTCCCTTGTATTATGGAGAAAACGAAGAAGTATGTGCTGTTGCTTCTGAACGTAAAGCTTTGTGGAGAATTGGAATACAAAAAGTACAATCCTTTCCTCCGGGGCAGTTAGCAGTTATTAACAAAGAAGGGTTTGTGTTCCATAAAGTTGACCAGTTGCATGTTCCCCCTAAAGAAAAAATTGACATGGAAACTGCATGCCGTGCTTTGTATCTTTTGTTGTTGGAAACTAACAGAAAACAGCTTTCAGATTTGAACTCTGTTGCAGTAGCCTTTTCAGGAGGCGTAGACAGCAGCGTGGTGGCAGCACTAGCAAGAGATGTTGGTTTAGATGTTCAGTTGATTTCGGTAGGACTTGAAAATCAACCAGAAGTAATGTTTACTAAACAAGCTGCAGAATCTTTAGATTTGCCGATTCATGTTCAAACATACACAGAAAAAGAACTTGAACAAACCCTGCCCAAAGCATTATGGTTAACTGAAGAACCAAACCCAGTTAGTGCATCTATTGCAGTTCCCTTTTATTGGTTAGCAGAAACAGCATCCAAACTTGAACATCCCGTTTTGTTGGCGGGTCAAGGAGCAGATGAACTCTTTGGTGGATACCAACGTTACGTTACAGAATACGAAAAATCAGGTGAAGTTGCGGTAGAGCAAAAACTGTTTTTTGATGTTGAAAATGCGTACAGCACAAATTTTCAGCGGGATAATCATGTGTGTGCATACCATGGAATAGAACTTAGACTGCCTTTCATCAACAAGGATGTTATCGAGTTTGCATTACGATTGCCTTTCAAGTTCAAAATTAATTCGACTGAAGATAAACTTCGCAAACACATTCTACGAAGAGTAGCCCACGACAATTTTGAAATTCCCAAACTGCTGTCAGACAAACCCAAAAAAGCGGTTCAGTACACTACTGGTGTAACAAAAGGGCTTCAACACATAGCAAAAGAAAACAAGATGACATTACGTGAATATGTTGAAGATGCATTCAAAAAAGTTCATTGTTGA
- a CDS encoding adenylosuccinate lyase: MPIIPIDTGRYGSPEMRKIFDEENRLQKMLEVEGALAWAHSQVGNIPKKDAKIIVEKASIKYVKLERVKAIENEIRHDVMALVRALAEQCGSSGEFVHLGATSSDMLDTATALQLKEAVNVIENRLNELESVLLERAEKHKTSIMMGRSHGQHALPTTFGFKASVWTREIARNIQRLHNCKKRLLDGKMSGAVGTQAGLGPKALEIQELVMQRLGIDAADISTQIVQRDRYAELTCTLAILACSMDNIANEIRQLQRPEIAEAFEAFEQKKQVGSSTMPHKRNPMISERICGLAKILRSLVSPALENVRTWHERDLTQSSCERFVIPEECILIDYMLILMVRVLKGLQIDETRMSQNMNITQGRMMSESVMLTLAKKGLGRQKAHELTRQLAIESHNEQREFKDALSENSTIKELLTPEELEKVIDPRNYLGTVPQQIERVIQKTKQERKARGLTD; encoded by the coding sequence TTGCCCATTATTCCAATTGACACTGGTCGTTATGGATCCCCTGAAATGAGAAAAATCTTTGATGAAGAAAACCGGCTCCAAAAAATGCTGGAAGTAGAAGGAGCACTAGCATGGGCTCACAGCCAAGTAGGAAACATACCCAAAAAAGATGCTAAAATAATTGTTGAAAAAGCATCCATAAAATATGTTAAACTTGAGCGGGTAAAAGCAATTGAAAACGAAATCCGACATGACGTAATGGCCCTCGTAAGAGCCCTAGCTGAACAGTGCGGCTCCAGCGGAGAGTTTGTTCATTTGGGGGCAACCAGCTCTGACATGCTTGATACTGCAACAGCTTTGCAACTAAAAGAAGCTGTAAATGTGATCGAAAACCGCCTTAATGAATTAGAATCTGTCCTGTTAGAGCGAGCTGAAAAACACAAAACAAGCATAATGATGGGCAGAAGCCATGGTCAACATGCTTTGCCCACAACTTTTGGGTTCAAAGCCTCCGTTTGGACCCGAGAAATTGCTCGAAACATTCAACGTCTTCATAACTGCAAAAAACGGTTACTGGATGGAAAAATGAGTGGCGCCGTAGGAACCCAAGCAGGGTTAGGACCAAAAGCCTTAGAAATTCAGGAACTAGTTATGCAACGCCTTGGCATTGACGCCGCAGACATTTCTACCCAGATTGTTCAACGAGACCGTTATGCTGAATTAACTTGCACCTTGGCTATTCTTGCCTGTAGTATGGATAACATAGCCAACGAGATTCGACAACTGCAACGACCAGAAATTGCGGAAGCTTTTGAAGCCTTTGAACAAAAAAAGCAAGTTGGCAGCTCAACTATGCCGCATAAACGTAACCCAATGATTTCTGAGCGCATCTGTGGTTTAGCTAAAATACTAAGAAGCCTAGTTTCTCCTGCTTTGGAAAATGTTCGAACCTGGCATGAACGGGATTTAACTCAATCTTCTTGTGAACGTTTTGTAATTCCTGAAGAATGCATCTTAATCGATTACATGCTGATTTTGATGGTACGCGTCCTAAAAGGGCTGCAAATCGACGAAACAAGAATGAGCCAAAATATGAACATAACCCAAGGAAGAATGATGTCCGAATCAGTAATGCTAACCCTAGCCAAGAAAGGACTAGGACGCCAAAAAGCTCACGAACTCACCCGACAGCTGGCAATAGAAAGCCACAACGAACAACGAGAATTTAAAGACGCTTTGTCAGAAAACAGCACCATCAAAGAGTTACTGACACCCGAAGAACTTGAAAAAGTAATTGACCCCCGAAACTACTTGGGAACTGTTCCTCAACAGATTGAACGTGTTATACAAAAAACAAAACAAGAACGAAAAGCTCGCGGTTTAACCGACTAA